A section of the Babylonia areolata isolate BAREFJ2019XMU chromosome 1, ASM4173473v1, whole genome shotgun sequence genome encodes:
- the LOC143291779 gene encoding beta-1,3-galactosyltransferase 5-like, with protein MRMLRRGCYKLLLLLALLSTLLLLLFLTTVRMPPGPASSATLCSSSSLSSFASSDQLTGRGADPRDVSLYFTPRSRPITQVVSRFPLEPSLKTCASRLDLLILVPSPPEAALEREAVRNTWGSVVNKRWPQSSADRKVGLIFLLGTKRVGAGNFDPAALEVEAVRHGDLLVGDFVDSYRNLTRKVLAGLNWVSRRCSGRVSYVLKADLDMFVHVDRLLGTVWELQGAQPLTNTMLGEVLCSEPANRDPQSRVFVDPSLYPFPVYPPYVRGGSYVLSGELVTALVNASQHLPFLPVEDAFINGVVARTLHVRHINVPGVMRAVACPLSPCVFLGAGVVSATGVEPDMMRAIWRQLQEGPHLCHLKASWWTRACVWVSKRWG; from the coding sequence ATGAGGATGTTACGAAGGGGCTGCTAcaagctgctactgctgctggccctcctctccaccctcctcctcctcctcttcctcaccaccGTCCGCATGCCCCCAGGCCCCGCCTCCTCCGCCAccctctgttcctcctcctccttgtcctccttcgCCTCTTCGGACCAGCTGACGGGCCGCGGGGCTGACCCCCGTGACGTGTCCTTGTACTTCACCCCCAGATCTCGTCCCATCACCCAGGTCGTGTCCCGCTTCCCGCTGGAGCCTTCTCTCAAGACCTGCGCCTCCAGGCTGGACCTGCTGATCCTCGTCCCATCCCCTCCAGAGGCTGCCCTCGAACGGGAGGCCGTCCGGAACACCTGGGGGTCCGTGGTCAACAAGAGGTGGCCGCAGTCCAGTGCCGACAGAAAAGTGGGTCTAATATTTCTGCTGGGCACAAAGAGGGTAGGAGCAGGGAACTTTGACCCGGCGGCACTGGAAGTCGAAGCCGTCAGGCACGGAGATCTTCTGGTAGGGGATTTCGTGGACTCCTACCGCAACCTGACGCGGAAAGTGCTGGCGGGGCTGAACTGGGTGTCCCGGCGCTGCTCGGGACGCGTGTCGTACGTGCTGAAGGCGGACCTGGACATGTTCGTGCACGTGGACCGGCTGTTGGGCACGGTGTGGGAGCTGCAGGGGGCACAGCCCCTGACCAACACCATGCTGGGCGAGGTGCTGTGCTCCGAGCCCGCCAACAGGGACCCCCAGTCCCGGGTCTTCGTGGACCCCTCGCTCTACCCGTTCCCCGTCTACCCGCCTTACGTCCGGGGAGGCAGCTACGTGCTGAGCGGAGAGCTGGTGACGGCGCTGGTCAACGCCTCCCAGCACCTGCCCTTCCTGCCTGTGGAGGACGCCTTCATTAACGGCGTGGTGGCGCGCACCCTGCACGTGCGGCACATCAACGTGCCGGGGGTGATGAGGGCCGTGGCCTGCCCCCTGTCGCCCTGCGTCTTCCTGGGGGCTGGGGTGGTCAGTGCCACGGGTGTGGAGCCGGACATGATGCGGGCCATCTGGCGGCAGCTGCAGGAGGGACCTCACCTGTGTCACCTCAAGGCCTCCTGGTGGACCCGCGCCTGCGTCTGGGTCAGCAAGCGATGGGGCTGA